A section of the Pochonia chlamydosporia 170 chromosome 2, whole genome shotgun sequence genome encodes:
- a CDS encoding aggrecan core protein isoform 1 precursor (similar to Beauveria bassiana ARSEF 2860 XP_008595332.1) gives MRFSSLFVAALVPLGLVAEGVPGTLSPEELNLDEILARHNLALVPRSDLTEALTELNGLLKKNQALQQKVALFPRANTTGGQGSGSGSGGAQAAGLLGDLGGLLDIIPIVKDIAGYLKAIEGLLSPEFLQALHDAMIYLAATLKPPVPSQVGQLLNSTIPLVQLLGKLDLEKLVNEIGDIDLGGLVKSILGLLTQKNIDNIGNLLSNGAALLTPTFVNQTQSLIGEASPLLDALKGIDLKKLFDQLGPLLEELGDIDLAGVLKAVQPLLTSDSIKGIVGLLGNAEDLLTKDFVNNTQSLIAGAGPLLGSLKDVDIKSLVDQISPILKEVAKIDLVGLFDAIKPLLTSDSVKGIVGLLDNAEDLLTKDFVNNTQSLIAGAGPLLGSLKDVDIKSLVDQISPILKEVAKIDLVGLFDAIKPLLTSDSVKGIVGLLDNAELLLTKKFVNETQSLIYSAGPLVGSLGKLDLQKLIDQIEPLLDELTKLDLAGLLKALEPLLTEDSIKGIVGLLGNAELLLNKKFVEQTQNLISKAGPLIDALGELDLQDLLKQLAPILSALGKIDLPGLFEALKPLLTKQSIQGIVGLLGNAEKLLTGEFVDDTQTLIKGATPLIAELGKLNLEDLIKQLQPLLSALGKIDLAGLLKALGPLLTEKSIKGIVGLLGNAEKLLTGEFVDETQTLIKGATPLVASLGKLNLQDLIKQLGPLLNMLGKLDLEGILESLAPLLTKDSIKGIVGLLDNAEDLLTGKFVNQTHTLIDGAVPLVGALGTIDLPGLITKLKPLLDALGDIDLGKLIKQITPILNALGEVDLKGIFDTLAPFLTPKTVQGLIGLLANAESLLTSQFVNETQTIIHGAAPLISDLEGADISGLLKQVKPLLNSLSKIDLAGLVDAVKPVLDAVKKIDIEGIVDTVTPLITPKSIKGVLGLLGNAEQLLTETFVSQTSELIGDATPLVATVSDFVKAIFQSLMGQN, from the exons ATGCGGTTCTCATCGCTCTTTGTGGCGGCTCTTGTGCCacttggccttgttgctgaaGGCGTGCCCGGAACGCTGTCGCCTGAAGAATTAAACCTCGATGAGATATTGGCAAGACACAACCTCGCATTGGTACCTCGTTCAGATCTCACCGAGGCTCTCACAGAACTCAATGGGTTGCTTAAGAAGAACCAAGCACTGCAACAAAAAGTCGCCTTATTTCCCAGAGCAAACACAACAGGCGGCCAAGGCTCCGGGTCCGGGTCTGGAGGCGCTCAAGCTGCTGGCTTACTAGGAGACCTCGGCGGCTTACTCGACATCATCCCGATCGTCAAGGACATTGCTGGATACCTCAAAGCTATAGAAGGTTTGCTAAGTCCGGAATTCCTCCAGGCTCTTCATGATGCCATGATATACCTAGCAGCGACTCTTAAGCCACCCGTCCCAAGTCAAGTCGGGCAGCTTCTCAATAGCACAATACCTCTCGTACAACTACTCGGAAAGCTTGACTTGGAGAAACTGGTCAATGAAATCGGAGATATCGACCTTGGAGGACTGGTCAAATCGATTCTTGGCTTGCTGACGCAGAAGAACATCGACAACATCGGCAACCTTTTATCCAACGGTGCTGCATTGCTCACCCCAACTTTcgtcaaccagacacaatccTTGATCGGCGAGGCATCTCCCTTGTTGGATGCCCTGAAGGGCATCGACCTCAAGAAGCTTTTTGACCAACTTGGGCCACTTCTTGAAGAGCTCGGCGACATTGACCTTGCTGGCGTCCTCAAGGCAGTGCAGCCGCTGCTCACAAGCGACAGCATCAAGGGCATTGTTGGTCTCTTGGGTAATGCAGAAGATCTCTTAACAAAGGACTTTGTGAACAACACCCAATCACTTATCGCCGGGGCTGGTCCACTTCTCGGAAGTCTCAAGGATGTTGACATCAAGAGCTTGGTGGATCAGATTAGTCCGATCTTGAAGGAGGTCGCCAAGATTGACTTGGTTGGCCtctttgatgccatcaagcccCTGTTGACAAGCGATAGCGTGAAGGGTATCGTAGGTCTTCTGGATAACGCAGAAGATCTCTTAACGAAGGACTTTGTGAATAACACTCAATCGCTCATTGCCGGCGCTGGTCCACTTCTCGGAAGTCTCAAGGACGTGGACATCAAGAGCTTGGTGGACCAAATCAGTCCGATCTTGAAGGAGGTCGCCAAGATTGACTTGGTTGGCCtctttgatgccatcaagcccCTGTTGACAAGCGATAGTGTGAAGGGCATCGttggccttcttgacaaTGCGGAACTGCTTCTGACGAAGAAGTTTGTCAATGAAACCCAAAGCCTCATCTACAGCGCTGGTCCCCTCGTTGGAAGCCTTGGCAAGCTTGACCTCCAGAAGTTGATTGACCAAATAGAACCGCTACTCGACGAATTGACGAAACTTGATCTTGCCGGTCTCCTGAAGGCCCTTGAACCATTGCTTACCGAAGACAGCATCAAAGGCATCGTTGGTTTGCTTGGCAACGCAGAGCTGCTGTTGAACAAGAAATTTGTGGAACAAACTCAGAATCTGATATCAAAGGCCGGTCCCCTGATTGATGCCTTGGGCGAGCTAGACTTGCAAGACCTGCTTAAACAGCTAGCACCGATCCTGAGCGCTCTAGGCAAGATCGACCTGCCTGGCTTGTTTGAGGCCCTCAAGCCATTATTGACCAAGCAGAGCATTCAGGGCATTGTTGGACTGCTGGGCAATGCAGAGAAACTTCTCACTGGCGAGTTCGTAGACGACACACAGACGTTGATCAAGGGTGCGACGCCGTTGATCGCAGAGCTGGGCAAGCTCAATTTGGAGGACTTGATCAAgcagcttcagcctcttctCAGCGCACTCGGCAAGATAGACCTTGCCGGTCTGCTCAAGGCTTTGGGGCCACTGCTAACAGAAAAGAGCATCAAGGGAATAGTCGGCCTCCTGGGCAATGCTGAGAAGCTGCTCACAGGAGAGTTCGTCGATGAGACGCAAACTCTGATCAAGGGCGCGACTCCGCTGGTCGCCTCATTGGGCAAGTTGAACTTGCAAGACTTGATCAAACAGTTGGGACCCTTGCTCAacatgcttggcaagctggacTTGGAAGGCATACTCGAGTCCCTTGCGCCGCTATTGACCAAGGATAGTATCAAGGGTATTGttggccttcttgacaaCGCGGAGGACCTCTTGACCGGCAAATTCGTCAACCAGACTCACACATTGATTGATGGTGCCGTTCCACTGGTCGGCGCTCTGGGCACCATCGATCTCCCTGGTCTTATCACCAAGCTGAAGCCGCTACTGGATGCCCTAGGTGACATCGACCTtggcaagctcatcaagcaGATCACTCCTATCCTCAATGCCTTGGGTGAGGTTGATCTCAAGGGCATTTTCGACACTCTTGCACCGTTCCTCACCCCCAAGACTGTTCAAGGCCTCATTGGCCTCTTGGCCAACGCTGAGTCCCTGTTGACCAGCCAGTTTGTCAATGAAACGCAGACAATTATTCACGGAGCAGCGCCACTTATCTCAGATCTAGAAGGTGCTGATATTTCAGGACTCCTGAAACAAGTGAAGCCGCTTCTCAATTCCCTCAGCAAGATTGATCTTGCTGGATTGGTCGATGCAGTTAAACCTGTCCTGGATGctgtcaagaagattgacattgaaggcatCGTCGACACCGTGACCCCTCTGATTACCCCCAAGAGCATCAAGGGTGTCCTGGGATTGCTTGGAAATGCTGAGCAGCTTCTGACCGAGACATTTGTATCGCAAACATCCGAGTTGATCGGCGATGCAACACCT CTCGTGGCCACGGTATCAGATTTCGTAAAAGCAATTTTCCAATCATTAATGGGACAAAATTAA
- a CDS encoding secretory lipase (similar to Cordyceps militaris CM01 XP_006673422.1), producing the protein MTFSRRITLFVVLAAVANAIPTALNERSSPVLPSKDSFYNVPDNLDQFQPGAILSHRKPPYPIAAFGIAPVNVEESHQILYRTTDSFGNATATVLTVLVPHNANRSKVLSYQIAEDAASPDCAPSYALQLKSATGPLLGTIVTQAELLLVEAALEQGWVVIVPDFQGPKAAYLANKLAGYATLDGIRAALNSAEFTNIASNPTITMWGYSGGSLATNWAAELQQDYAPELRIAGAAVGGTVPDITNVVTTINKGPFAGLIPTGILGLSAEYPELKKVVQDHLRPQASKKFNKAGTQCLAANAAEFLFQDVVGMFDDRRLVYENPTAVKVLKANALGATTPKIPLYWYKSALDEVSPVKDSDSVVELYCSNGARIEYVRDIASEHGSYAVIGAPKALYWLKNIMDGGKPNTGCSKKTVLSSLIDVATLDIVPKVLIDALLDLLHKPVGPILFG; encoded by the coding sequence ATGACCTTTTCTCGTCGAATCACGCTCTTTGTTGTATTGGCTGCTGTGGCCAATGCCATTCCCACAGCTCTCAATGAAAGGTCTAGCCCAGTATTGCCAAGCAAAGACTCGTTTTATAATGTCCCAGACAATCTTGATCAATTCCAACCAGGTGCAATCTTAAGCCACCGGAAGCCGCCGTACCCAATCGCGGCCTTTGGCATTGCGCCAGTTAACGTCGAGGAAAGCCACCAAATTCTGTACAGGACTACAGATAGCTTTGGCAATGCGACAGCGACCGTTTTGACCGTGCTTGTTCCACACAATGCCAATCGGTCAAAGGTTCTTTCTTACCAGATTGCGGAAGACGCCGCCTCTCCTGACTGCGCGCCGTCATATGCTCTGCAGCTAAAGTCAGCTACCGGGCCACTCCTTGGCACCATTGTCACTCAAGCTGAGCTTCTGCTGGTCGAAGCAGCTCTAGAGCAGGGCTGGGTTGTCATTGTCCCTGACTTTCAGGGCCCCAAAGCTGCATACTTGGCTAATAAGCTTGCTGGTTACGCTACACTTGATGGTATTCGGGCGGCCCTTAACTCAGCCGAATTTACAAACATCGCAAGTAATCCCACGATTACCATGTGGGGATATTCCGGAGGCAGTCTGGCTACAAACTGGGCCGCCGAGTTGCAACAGGATTATGCTCCCGAACTCCGGATTGCCGGTGCTGCGGTTGGCGGTACCGTTCCAGACATCACAAATGTGGTTACTACCATCAACAAGGGCCCATTTGCAGGCCTGATCCCAACGGGAATTCTGGGTCTATCCGCAGAATACCCTGAATTAAAAAAGGTTGTGCAGGACCATTTACGACCGCAAGCTTCGAAAAAGTTCAACAAAGCCGGGACTCAATGCCTAGCTGCAAATGCTGCCGAGTTTCTCTTCCAGGACGTTGTGGGCATGTTTGATGATCGACGACTTGTATACGAGAACCCCACCGCTGTCAAGGTTCTCAAAGCAAATGCGCTGGGTGCTACCACACCAAAGATCCCTCTTTATTGGTACAAGTCAGCGCTGGATGAGGTGAGCCCTGTAAAGGATTCAGACTCTGTTGTGGAGCTGTACTGTTCCAATGGAGCTAGGATAGAATATGTCCGCGATATTGCCTCGGAGCATGGAAGCTACGCCGTGATTGGAGCACCGAAGGCCCTATATTGGCTGAAAAATATCATGGATGGCGGCAAGCCCAATACAGGCTGCTCGAAGAAGACGGTGTTATCTTCTCTAATCGATGTGGCTACGTTGGATATTGTTCCCAAAGTTCTCATCGACGCATTATTGGACTTACTTCACAAGCCAGTCGGTCCCATCCTGTTTGGCTAA
- a CDS encoding endo-N-acetyl-beta-D-glucosaminidase precursor (similar to Metarhizium acridum CQMa 102 XP_007815036.1) yields MLFKLSCLVAALATVSLASPITEVVRAIPELPRLIIYFQTTHSANGKPISMLPLVNQKGIALTHLIVCSLHVNEGGQIHLNDYPPSNALFYTLWNETQIMKNAGIKVMGMVGGAAPGSFSTGTLDGNPATFEKYYGQLRDVIRQYKLQGLDIDVEQPMSQAGIQRLVARLHTDFGPDFIISLAPVASALSGGPNLSGFDYKVLDSGEGSKINFYNGQFYSGFGSMSNPSLYNRIVAGGFKASRVVAGQLTSPDNGSGYIPDSQLNATVISLRNQHGQIGGVMGWEYFNSVPGKTSEPWKWAQIMTQILRPNSVPKLRISKSTAEQLATAFDQSTKAHPLSNSRIQDSENVDYHAMINI; encoded by the coding sequence ATGCTATTCAAGCTGTCTTGTTTGGTCGCCGCTCTGGCAACTGTATCGCTGGCATCGCCCATCACAGAAGTTGTCCGAGCAATACCAGAACTTCCTCGACTGATTATCTACTTTCAGACAACTCATAGCGCTAATGGAAAGCCCATCTCAATGCTTCCACTTGTCAATCAAAAGGGCATTGCACTTACACACCTCATCGTATGTTCTCTGCACGTTAACGAGGGTGGCCAAATCCACCTGAACGACTATCCGCCTAGTAACGCATTATTCTACACGCTGTGGAACGAGACGCAAATTATGAAGAATGCTGGGATCAAAGTCATGGGAATGGTTGGCGGTGCCGCTCCCGGCTCATTCTCAACTGGCACACTGGATGGCAACCCAGCAACATTTGAGAAGTATTATGGTCAACTGCGTGATGTAATTCGCCAGTATAAGTTGCAGGGTCTCGATATCGACGTTGAACAGCCCATGAGCCAAGCTGGCATTCAGCGGCTCGTTGCCAGACTTCACACTGACTTCGGACCCGACTTTATTATCTCATTAGCGCCAGTAGCCTCAGCACTTTCAGGGGGTCCCAATCTCAGCGGCTTTGATTACAAAGTTCTAGATTCTGGCGAAGGCTCAAAGATCAACTTCTACAATGGCCAATTCTACAgtggctttggcagcatGTCAAATCCATCTTTGTACAACAGAATTGTGGCCGGAGGATTCAAGGCATCTCGTGTTGTCGCTGGGCAGCTTACTTCTCCCGACAACGGCTCCGGATACATACCAGATAGCCAGCTTAATGCAACGGTCATATCCCTGAGAAACCAGCACGGGCAAATCGGCGGTGTCATGGGCTGGGAGTACTTCAATAGCGTCCCTGGAAAGACTTCTGAGCCTTGGAAGTGGGCACAAATCATGACTCAAATTCTTCGACCTAACTCTGTGCCGAAGCTGCGTATTTCGAAATCTACTGCAGAACAACTTGCTACGGCGTTTGATCAGAGTACAAAGGCTCACCCATTATCCAATTCTCGAATCCAGGACTCAGAAAACGTGGACTATCACGCAATGATCAACATTTAG